A portion of the Chloroflexia bacterium SDU3-3 genome contains these proteins:
- a CDS encoding NADP-dependent isocitrate dehydrogenase, producing the protein MSNVTYTPPAGEKVRIADGKLFVPDNPILPFVEGDGTGPDIWRASVRVFDAAVEKAYGGTRKVSWMEVLAGEKAFNQSGDWLPQATVDAFSEYLVGIKGPLTTPVGGGIRSLNVALRQLLDLYVCLRPVQYFAGVPSPVKHPEKVDMVIFRENTEDIYAGIDFQAGSEAAQNILNFLKEQLPKEFKKVRFGADEIASVGVGIKPVSQPGTERLVRAAIQYAIDNGRKSVTFVHKGNIMKYTEGAFRDWGYELAKREFGAVEIDGGPWCKLPNGIVIKDAIADITLQQVLTRPEDFDVIATLNLNGDYLSDALAAQVGGIGIAPGGNINYVTGHAIFEATHGTAPKYANLDKVNPCSVILSGEMMFRYMGWTEVADSLISSIEKTINDKVVTYDFARLMEGATEVKTSEFADALIANL; encoded by the coding sequence ATGAGCAACGTGACGTATACCCCGCCCGCGGGCGAGAAGGTTCGGATCGCCGACGGCAAGCTGTTTGTGCCCGACAACCCCATCCTGCCCTTCGTGGAGGGCGACGGCACCGGCCCCGATATCTGGCGTGCCAGCGTGCGCGTGTTCGACGCGGCGGTGGAGAAGGCCTACGGCGGCACGCGCAAGGTCAGCTGGATGGAGGTTCTGGCAGGCGAGAAGGCCTTCAACCAGAGCGGCGACTGGCTGCCCCAGGCCACCGTGGACGCGTTCTCGGAGTACCTGGTGGGCATCAAGGGGCCGCTCACCACGCCGGTGGGCGGCGGCATCCGCTCGCTGAACGTGGCCCTGCGCCAGCTGCTCGACCTCTACGTCTGCCTGCGCCCGGTGCAGTACTTCGCTGGCGTGCCCTCGCCCGTGAAGCACCCCGAGAAGGTCGACATGGTGATCTTCCGCGAGAACACCGAGGACATCTACGCCGGGATCGACTTCCAGGCCGGCAGCGAGGCGGCCCAGAACATCCTGAACTTCCTGAAGGAGCAGCTGCCCAAGGAGTTCAAGAAGGTGCGCTTCGGCGCGGATGAGATCGCCTCGGTGGGCGTGGGCATCAAGCCCGTGTCGCAGCCGGGCACCGAGCGCCTGGTGCGCGCCGCCATCCAGTACGCCATCGACAATGGCCGCAAGAGCGTGACGTTTGTCCACAAGGGCAACATCATGAAGTACACCGAGGGCGCGTTCCGCGACTGGGGCTACGAGCTGGCCAAGCGCGAGTTCGGCGCGGTGGAGATCGACGGCGGCCCGTGGTGCAAGCTGCCCAACGGCATCGTGATCAAGGACGCGATCGCCGACATCACGCTGCAGCAGGTGCTCACCCGCCCCGAGGACTTCGACGTGATCGCCACGCTGAACCTGAACGGCGACTACCTCTCCGACGCGCTGGCGGCCCAGGTGGGCGGCATCGGCATCGCCCCCGGCGGCAATATCAACTACGTCACCGGCCACGCGATCTTCGAGGCCACCCACGGCACCGCGCCCAAGTACGCCAACCTCGACAAGGTCAACCCCTGCTCGGTCATCCTCTCCGGCGAGATGATGTTCCGCTACATGGGCTGGACCGAGGTGGCCGACAGCCTGATCAGCTCGATCGAGAAGACCATCAACGACAAGGTCGTCACCTACGACTTCGCCCGCCTGATGGAGGGCGCGACCGAGGTGAAGACCAGCGAGTTTGCCGACGCGCTGATCGCCAACCTGTAG
- a CDS encoding 2-dehydropantoate 2-reductase, translating into MDIVIVGGGAIGLLVAARLAESGERVALLARSNAAALAQSGIALAEAGQERAIRSVQIFSDPAAPPVRPELAILCVKGYDTPAAMETLAQLGASSILTLQNGIGHEEALAERFGPGRVISGAITTSVDVAGEGRVAVTKQGGVGLAPVAGQQLGALAQVFTRAGFTTKTYASHQAMKWSKALLNMLGNATAAILDRSVAQVYADDALVALERQAFREALAVMDRLGIRPVSLPRYPAAPLALAMRYAPTPLLYPLLRRTVAGGRGSKLPSLLIELRRGNPRSEGRFLYGAVAEQAAKLGLPAPANAALWATLQGIAEGRIAWDDYRHNPSRLIAAASGRPAKV; encoded by the coding sequence GTGGATATTGTGATTGTTGGCGGCGGGGCGATCGGCCTGCTGGTGGCCGCGCGCCTAGCCGAGTCGGGCGAGCGCGTGGCCCTGCTGGCCCGCTCGAACGCGGCGGCGCTGGCCCAGAGCGGCATCGCCCTCGCCGAGGCCGGGCAGGAGCGCGCCATCCGCAGCGTGCAGATCTTCAGCGACCCCGCCGCGCCGCCGGTGCGCCCCGAGCTGGCCATCCTGTGCGTGAAGGGCTACGACACGCCCGCCGCCATGGAGACGCTGGCCCAGCTGGGCGCGAGCAGCATACTGACGCTGCAGAATGGCATCGGCCACGAGGAGGCGCTGGCCGAGCGCTTCGGGCCGGGCCGCGTGATCAGCGGGGCCATCACCACCTCGGTGGATGTGGCGGGCGAGGGCCGGGTGGCCGTGACCAAGCAGGGCGGCGTGGGGCTGGCCCCGGTGGCCGGGCAGCAGCTGGGCGCGCTGGCCCAGGTCTTCACGCGGGCGGGCTTCACCACCAAAACCTACGCCAGCCACCAGGCCATGAAGTGGTCGAAGGCGCTGCTGAACATGCTGGGCAACGCCACCGCCGCCATCCTCGACCGCAGCGTGGCCCAGGTCTACGCCGACGACGCGCTGGTGGCGCTGGAGCGCCAGGCCTTCCGCGAGGCGCTGGCGGTGATGGACCGGCTGGGCATCCGCCCGGTGAGCCTGCCGCGCTACCCCGCCGCGCCGCTGGCGCTGGCCATGCGCTACGCGCCCACGCCGCTGCTCTACCCGCTGCTGCGGCGCACCGTGGCGGGCGGGCGCGGCAGCAAGCTGCCCTCGCTGCTGATCGAGCTGCGGCGCGGCAACCCGCGCTCCGAGGGCCGCTTCCTCTACGGCGCGGTGGCCGAGCAGGCCGCCAAGCTGGGGCTGCCAGCCCCGGCCAACGCGGCGCTGTGGGCCACGCTCCAGGGCATCGCCGAGGGCCGGATCGCGTGGGATGACTACCGCCACAACCCCTCGCGCCTGATCGCGGCGGCCAGCGGGCGTCCGGCCAAGGTATAA
- the plsY gene encoding glycerol-3-phosphate 1-O-acyltransferase PlsY: MTTQLVLATLGMVAVGYLAGSIPFSFLVAKAHGVDLRTVGSGNIGGSNVWRSVGFSAFLMAVVGDLLKGTLPTLAAMYLLGLPPAAVVLVGVAAILGHTFPLFLGFKGGKAVATSGGVLVAISPLMIAIALAIWAVVFAVGRISSVASLAGAASVGITSVVMLAMGVLPLPYTLLSWVAVTVIFYLHRENIQRLREGRENKFQKLF, encoded by the coding sequence ATGACAACACAACTGGTTCTGGCGACGCTCGGCATGGTGGCGGTGGGCTACCTCGCCGGATCGATCCCCTTCAGCTTTCTGGTGGCCAAGGCCCACGGCGTGGACCTGCGCACGGTGGGCAGCGGCAACATCGGCGGGTCGAATGTGTGGCGCAGCGTGGGCTTCAGCGCCTTTCTGATGGCGGTGGTGGGCGACCTGCTGAAGGGCACGCTGCCGACGCTGGCGGCCATGTACCTGCTGGGCCTGCCGCCTGCGGCGGTGGTGCTGGTGGGCGTGGCGGCCATCCTGGGCCACACCTTCCCGCTGTTCCTTGGCTTCAAGGGCGGCAAGGCGGTGGCCACGTCGGGCGGGGTGCTGGTGGCCATCAGCCCGCTGATGATCGCGATCGCGCTGGCGATCTGGGCGGTGGTGTTCGCGGTGGGCCGGATCTCGTCGGTGGCGTCGCTGGCGGGCGCGGCCTCGGTCGGCATCACCTCGGTGGTGATGCTGGCGATGGGCGTGCTGCCCCTGCCCTACACGCTGCTGTCCTGGGTGGCGGTGACGGTGATCTTCTACCTGCACCGCGAGAATATCCAGCGCCTGCGCGAGGGCCGCGAAAATAAGTTTCAGAAGCTGTTCTAG
- the fes gene encoding enterochelin esterase, protein MTTQAPQSPSDRRTRPLPVAASQRIAALAHALAQGDADALAEFWREAEAHGTPLVEPAPDGSGDCIATFLWRDGAAGAEGALVLLHTVTDSARDDLRQSMMERIPGSDVWHRSFRLGAAFHATYQLLPLAGAYAAFDPLAHGRRPEWLRIMAAAAPDPLCLRRFPNTQEQRQPMSVAAMPQAPLPPLDLAGGGCERHRFASAALGNQRDVWAYLPKGAAPRGLLVLFDGEVWEPRMRLSALLDHMIAAGRIPPLAVLMLDSIDAEARGRELPCNPQLARMLGEELLPWAAARWPQLAFGPERTVVSGQSYGGLASLYLGLHAPHLFGHALAQSASLWWPGEALPGREPGWLAREIAQVAPPTRFLITVGQREWMLAEPARELRDALAAVGRPALYREYDGGHDYLCWMGGLERGLTELCAGW, encoded by the coding sequence ATGACCACCCAAGCCCCACAGTCCCCATCCGACCGCCGCACGCGCCCGCTGCCCGTGGCCGCGAGCCAGCGTATCGCCGCCCTCGCCCACGCGCTGGCCCAGGGCGATGCCGACGCGCTGGCCGAATTTTGGCGCGAGGCCGAGGCCCACGGCACGCCGCTGGTCGAGCCTGCCCCCGACGGCTCGGGCGACTGCATCGCCACCTTCCTCTGGCGCGACGGCGCGGCGGGGGCCGAGGGCGCGCTGGTGCTGCTGCACACCGTCACCGACAGCGCCCGCGACGACCTGCGCCAGAGCATGATGGAGCGCATCCCCGGCAGCGACGTGTGGCACCGCAGCTTCCGGCTGGGCGCGGCCTTCCACGCCACCTACCAGCTGCTGCCGCTGGCAGGCGCGTACGCCGCGTTCGACCCTCTTGCCCACGGCAGGCGGCCCGAGTGGCTGCGGATCATGGCCGCCGCCGCGCCCGACCCGCTGTGCCTGCGCCGCTTCCCCAACACCCAGGAGCAGCGCCAGCCCATGTCGGTGGCCGCCATGCCGCAGGCCCCGCTGCCGCCGCTCGATCTGGCGGGCGGCGGGTGCGAGCGACACCGCTTCGCCAGCGCCGCGCTGGGCAACCAGCGCGACGTGTGGGCCTACCTGCCCAAGGGTGCCGCGCCGCGCGGCCTGCTGGTGCTGTTCGACGGCGAGGTCTGGGAGCCGCGCATGCGCCTCTCCGCGTTGCTCGACCACATGATCGCGGCTGGCCGCATCCCGCCGCTGGCCGTGCTGATGCTGGACTCGATCGACGCCGAGGCGCGCGGACGCGAGCTGCCCTGCAACCCGCAGCTGGCCCGCATGCTGGGCGAGGAGCTGCTGCCCTGGGCGGCGGCGCGCTGGCCGCAGCTGGCCTTCGGCCCCGAGCGCACCGTGGTCTCGGGCCAGAGCTACGGCGGGCTGGCCTCGCTCTACCTGGGGCTGCACGCGCCCCACCTGTTCGGGCACGCCCTGGCGCAGTCGGCCTCGCTGTGGTGGCCGGGCGAGGCCCTGCCGGGCCGCGAGCCGGGCTGGCTCGCCCGCGAGATCGCGCAGGTCGCGCCGCCCACGCGCTTCCTCATCACCGTGGGCCAGCGCGAGTGGATGCTGGCCGAGCCAGCCCGCGAGCTGCGCGACGCGCTGGCGGCGGTGGGCCGCCCCGCGCTCTACCGCGAGTACGACGGCGGCCACGACTACCTGTGCTGGATGGGCGGGCTGGAGCGCGGTCTGACCGAGCTGTGCGCGGGCTGGTAG